The nucleotide sequence GGCCTTTATGTGCACCATGATGGCTAATATGCTACCTTCACTAGCAACCATGGATAACAAGGAGCTTCTCACAAACATCGTAGCGTTAGGTGTTTTGGTAATCACGTTGGTTGTGAATGTATGTATGCAAATAAATACAGGTCTTCTTTCATTGTATCATCATGAGGAACTGTTGGTGACTAACGTGGAAGCTAAAGACCGATCACCATATATGTATGCATGCGCACATCGTTATGGAATCGTAGCAACCATTTATGTAGGTTTGTTACTCATGTTGCTTATAATATATGCATGTTCTTCTATCACCTTATTCTCAGTAAGTAGCCGCAAAAGCAAGATCGTCATCCAAAATTCAATAACTGTAATTCTGAGCATTTGTATAGCATTTCAGAAGATGGTCATTGTAGCATGCAAGATGATGGCTTTCATCCCAATTTTCTTTGTGATCGGTGTCTTGTATGGGCGTATGGCATACGCGGTTGGAAATGGATGAAAGCCATGCTTATTTCTGAGGGTACTCATGTAACGCCCGGACAAATGGAAAAGTTTAAAGATCTTCAGTGCTATATTTTAACACTTGAAGATGATATTGAGCTTGCTGAGAGGACATTAAAAGGCATCACGAAATCCGTCAACCTCGTGATCCGAAAGGCTGAGAAGCACCAACCCAATAATCTCAAGAAGCTTATAGAGGAATGCGGCAGTTTTAACGGAGATGTACCACCGTTGCAGGCAGAAGATCGTCTCAGCTGTTGGAGTTTAACGTTGGTAACTCTCGCAACTGTTGCTGTTTCTCTTCCCAACATCCCAAAAGAAACAAGTGATAGGCTGCTAAGTAGTGTGGGTGAAGGTCTTTTATATGTGACACTTGTGGAAGAAACCTTCAACGCTAGCGATGAATATGTAAGCATGCGCAAGGCAGCTAAATCGTTGTGGCTAGAAGTTGAAGTATATCACAAGTGGTTAGGCAACAAGCTGAGGAAACTTGCTCCCCAAGTTAAAACAGCAAGACAGATTCTTGAATATTTCAAGGATACAGCTGAAAACATGACCACTGAGGTGGAAAGTTTGAATGTTTGTGAGAATTCAATGTCTCGTACGACCAAAACTATCCTTTTTTCCTATCACGCCACCATTGATAAGATTAGCCAAGAGGAGTTATTCTGTAAATTGTCATCAATGATTGCTGACATATTGGCTACTTGTCTCACCAACTTGCCTCAAGTGATAGCAATGAAATGCCATACGGATGTGATAGAGAAAAGGGAGGCGAGTGTGCATGCAGCAGCCCGACTTCTTGGTGAGACTATGCAGATAATCAACACGCTGCAACATCACCAACTTCCAAGGTTGAATACAGATGAGCTGCCGGTTATTGACAAATGGCGAGCTTATCTAAAGCATCCCTTTCCTTGAAAACCAATAACGCTCTTCACAAAAAAAGAGTAACAAAAAACAAGAAAATTGACAACTAAGCCCCTAACTTTATGGGACTTGAACAAACATCATCTTTCCTAGCGTTAACTATCCTTCAGTCGGGTACTACCCCTCATCAGTACATAACGTACCGTCGTCACCAACATATTCCTGCCGATTGTCATCTACTTACATGTCACTTCCTACCGATCATAGTAGCTCTTTCAATCACACGTTTGTAAATGACTTTGCTACCGAAGCTAAACCTTTAATCCATAATTCCATATTGCTTCTTTCACATCTTCAGCTAAAGCTATATACTACATTTTCGTTGTTGACAAAGCGATATACTATAATCATCTTTTAAACATCTTCGATCATCATCATGACGATTGTTAACTATCCCCACATATCATAAACAGTAATCATTGTGTAccatcattaaaaaaaaaaagagtaaactgcaattttaccccctgtggTTTGGGGtgattggcacccttaccccccccccctaacgaaataattgcaattttaccccccaacgtttgctgttatgtcgcaaccttaccccccggcctcaaatttgttgactgatctgttgactataacttgaaatgactataatgccctttcatATTTACCCCCTGTGTTTTTTTGTTCGCTCTGTGATACTaccccctgccaccaccaccactgccaccgccattcaccaccacaaccaccactgccacctccagccaccaccacaaCTTAATATCCCTTTAAATTTGAGGCCCCCAAAAACAAAGCGAGGCCCACAATCAGATGAAGCGAGGGCGACCACCATCAACAACCGTGATTATAGGTTCAGAAACTGAAACGTAAGGTCAAACTCAGGATCGAATCATGGCGTCAGGGTGGGGGATGACAGGGAACAAGGGAAGGTGCTACGACTTCTGGATGGATTTCAGCGAGTGTATGTCTCGTTGTAGAGAACCCAAAGACTGCTCTCTTCTCCGTGAAGACTGTCTCGAGTGTCTTCACCACTCTAAAGAGGTTAAATCTCCTTGATTTGAATCCAATCGATATATTTTTCAACTTCATTTGCAAATTGAagattggtatatatatatagatgattGATGTTGTATTTAGCCTtttaaaccctaattttgatGATTTGCACATTCCGCTGTTTACTAAACTGTATTATCAgattatgtttgtttatgttgatGATGTATATGTATCTGATGAATATATGATGTAGGTAATTATTTTAGAAAGGGAATGTGCACTTGTATTTTTGGATTTCAAGTTGATTTTGATATACATTCTGTTTGTTGTAGCTGTCATTTGTTAATTTTAATTTTGAAGCTCATTAGTAACAAATCTAGCTATAATTTGTTATGCGCAAGGAGAGTATGATGGTTTTGAAAATTATTATAGTTTTCCGGATGTGGCACACCGGAGTTGCAAGTTTCCGGTGACGGAAGTAGTGGTGGTGTTATATATGAAAGGAATATTAAGttgtggtggtggctggaggtggcagtggtggttgtggtggtgaatggcggtggcaggGGGTAATATCACAGAGTGAACAAAACACAGGGGTTAAATATGAAAGagcattatagtcatttcaagttatagtcaacagatcagtcaacaaatttgaggccagagggtaaggttgcgacataacagcaaacgttggagggtaaaattgtaattatttcgttaggggggtaagggtgccaatcaCCCCAAAccacagggggtaaaattgcagtttactctaaaaaaaatAACATGAAAACACAGAAATACTGATTCCAAGTGCTAGTTTTTATACAACCATTTAATTAAAGACTTCTTTCATTTTTTAGATGTTAAAATGCAAACAGAAACACATTAAATTCATTAAAAATGGACACAAATGCTAAACACACATCAACCATATATTAACACAAAAACCCACATGCTGCAGGTTCATCCGCAAAGTGTCCAGTTTATTTCGTTGATAAATCAATTACAATAACAACATATGTACACATTTTTAAAGGAATAATAATGAACAAATCTGTACACAATGCATCCAAACCACCTCAAAATACAGGTAATAGAGGTATGGTTTCCATATTGAGGATCGATTGGGGTACGATCTGAAGAGCTGGACGAATGGTCAACAGGGTCAAGAAAAAGTCAAAAGGTACTCTCATCCCCCATACGTTTATCGTCATCAGTTTAGGACACTTGTTTACCAGAACTACAAGTCCGTTTTCAGTTACATGACGACATCCCCACAATACCACGCTCTGAAAGTCCCACATAAGAATAATTATTGTTATGTAAACAAGTCGATTGGCGCAGTGGTAAGCACCTGATTCCCTCTAGCAGAGGTCTCAGTATCAAATCCAGCACGTCCCATTGGTTAGCAAAgtatatttacaaaaataatcACGGAAAAAAAAGAAGAAACCAACCTTCAAATGCGGGCAGCTGGCAGCAATCGCGAACACAGACTCGTCTGTAATGAAAGTACCCCCAATGTTTAGGTGTTGCAAAGAATTGGCCCTTGAAATCTGTATGATTAACCATTATGATAATGAAATAATCTAAAATTTGTAAATCATTCCAACTAACCTAAAGAAAATGTATGACCAGTTAAATAAAAATAAGGGCAATCGCATACCAGTTGAATGACGCCTTTGTCAGTGATCCCCGTCATACCCCATAAAGATATCGAGGACAGGTTGACGATGCATTTTGCAGTGGATAATTGGTACAGTCCGTTATCTGTAATTTGGCAACCCCAGCGGCTTTTTGAACTGTAACCACAACAACAATACGAATTGCGAAACGGGGACAACATGGAATGAAACAAATATAATGAATGTGTAAAGTCCACTGTAAATCTCCATAATCATCATGTGCACAATGCATTATGCAATCCATCATATATAGAGACTGAGTAAAGAGAAACTATACACAAAATAACTCTAACAAACTATGTAACAAACTCCATACAAAATGACAATAATACCCCTACACACAATAACAACTTTTTAACTGCATTTCACACACTCTCTAACACTACTCCTAAATCAAATTCGATTCATAGATTAAACGCTGATTGGCGTTGCAAGAATCAAACTATTAATATTCATTATAAACACCCCCCTTATATTTACATAGATATCATATTCTAAGTCCTCTCGTGGATCATAATTCATAATTCAACTTAAGGTTATATCAATCAATCATGTTTTTGTAATGAAAAAGGGGGAGGGAATAAAAAACATACATATCAAGCTCCTTGAGACCATAAGCATAACGAACGAGACGACAAGTCGACTCATCGTCCATTTTCCAACCCGCAAAACTCAATTTCTCTCTTCTCCCCATCGATTGCTTCACACCTTCCCTCCACTTTTTACACACACTACTCGTCCTTCACAATTCACACACACAGTCAACGCACAAAACCAAAACCAACAAACAAAATTTCAATCATCGATTATAAATTCATAAACATCTTACTGAGCTAAATCCTTGAAACAGGTGATGAATACGAATATGTGAGCAAGCAGGTCCATCGGGAGCCGCTCAATCTCAGCTTCTTCTCCTTCTTTCATGACGATGTTAGAGAGAGAAAAAGCCCCAATTTTTCTAGAGAGAGATGAGTCGTGGTTTAATGGGTTTTCGTAAAGGGGTGTAGAAGAACTGAAGAAGGGGGTGGCAGAGGAATGTGGTCATGGTTTCGCCATCAGATTCCCTCCTTGGCACGTGTTCATTCTTGAATATTCAACATGGAACCCATCTCATGCTTTAAGTGCTTGTACGTTGTGCAGGTTTGGTTGTACGTGAGTTGAAAAGTGAGGCCACTTTATGTAACTTTTACATTGTTTTCATTGGTGTacaatttaatattattataaaatgAATAGTTTAAAGATGAAGTTTCGCAATAAACGGTGATGATGACGTGAAAAGGTTAAACGTTACGGTTATTTCAAGTGTTTGAGTTATTCTCTAGCTAATAATATCATGTTATGTCAAGTTCTCATTTCACATTCTATTTTACACTCAATCATTTGCAATACTTCAAGGCTCATTCTATTCCCACCCCCCTATTTACTAATTACACCCCCCCTATCAAAAACATCACATCAATCAATcatttggtttttatttttagtctgttttgtctttttgttgtctttttttattcatttattaaATTATTAGTTATTTagtatttgtttattatttaattagttagtattattattatatttattattattatatttattattattagtagtaaCTAGGGTTAAGaaccgcccgcgttgcggcgcgggtacatcgtaaacattgaatggattagtccagacgttatatgatgcattaacctatgaaaacacacatttcgtcGTATCCAagtgaactcaatgtaacctgtataagcattgtgattgggtcaaacgtaaagtaaatcaaattcatatcgaacaatcataacgtattatatgtgacccaactcatacataaaaaacgtaacgggtatgaaggaaaatatgcacatgtaagCCAAATATAACGTATGATGGGATCACAAATGGATCAATGAGaaccacaattttttttttttttttgaaacacacCCCAAACATATGGTACAACCTATCTAAGCCAAATATAGTTGCTTATTTAtaggttataataataataataataataataataataattcattactaaaagtaaataataataataacaaaaagacactaaaatataataaaaagacaacaaaaagacaaaaagactAAAAACAAAAAGCAAAGGATTGATGGATGGATTGATGGATGTGATGTTTTTATAGGGGGGGTGTAATTAGTAAATAGGGGGGTGTGTATAGTATCACCCTAGTTCAAACACATGAAGAGTGATAaagaattaaaaaagaaaaattatgatTGGTTGAAAAGGGTGGTGCCCACTATTAACTCTCTCTTTCTCCTCTACCCGTTCTCTTCCCGCATCGGTGAGTAGTCACCGCTGAAGCTCTCCCCGCTCACCGATCCAACACCCGGCACTCCATCACCGATCGCTAAAACCCCTCCCACCATGTGTTTACCGCAATGATACCGTCCACCCTTAAAACTATTGTTTCATGCTTACTTCGCGGCCTAGTTTAAGACAGGGCAATCCCTCGGTAGTTGTGGTCCTCTCGTCTACGGATTAACAACGCTAAAATCGGGCGGATTTGGTAACGGTCATAATGGGTTTGGGTTATTAACAGGTCGGTCTGGGTCGAGACGTTTTGGGTCTAATGGGTCGGGTCGGTCAAGACGTTTCTGGTTGTTAGTGGGTGGACGACGTTCCAGGTCAAACGAGACATGTCGGGTCGGGTCGCGTTTAAACATTACTGGCTGGCGCGGGCTGATCAGGTCGAATTATTGCGGGTCGGAGGCGAGCCAGACCGGGTTGAGGCGTTGTGGGTCGGTGACGAACCAATTTGAATTGAGACGTTTTCGATATCGGTGATTGGTCGAAGATTCCAATGACTTTCTTTGAATTCCTTCAAAATTTGaaaggattttgaattcctttggttaaaggaatttgaaggaattcattTCCAATTTCAAATCCAATTTCTTTATGTAAACAAATTTGcataactttttatttattaGGATATATGGTGTGGTTCACTAGTGGAGAGTTATCATCATCCTTCACCTCAACATCACGTCCGCATCTCTTTCCACTATCCTCCTACATTATCCAAGGGTGTGGTTCATTATCCATTACCAATGACTATATGCCTTTCTCTATCCTTCATGACAATCGTGAAAATCGTCATAGGCGTAGCTACCACTAGTAAGGGGGTGGTGTTCCACTAGTCGTAGGGTCGTCTCCAAAAATATTTGAAAATCTTAAGGCCATATGCGAATAGAAAACACAGGCcctttaaatataaatttaaaaaaaaaattatatataaaaaaatttaaatatatgaaaatgaatTAAAGTCATTTGAATCAACACCAATCATTTAATGTAACTTGACAAAACTAGGCAATTAATATCATTCGCATTTAATAGATAGATAAAAAAACTGAGGACACCAGGATTAGAACCAGTGTCTTCTTATATTATTAATATGACTTTAAAACCACCAAACCAAGTGCTTCAAGATGGTATTTTTTCGATTCATTACGTATATATTCTAAATTTACAGTGTAAAACtaataaaaacgaaaaaaattGAGCCCCAATGGGTTTGGGCCTTGAGCTGTCGGCCATCGCCCCATCCTTCACACCTTCAGGCTGGCCCTGACTAGTGGCCATAAATGCCACCTCAACCAATGAAGCCCTTCACCTCTATAATACCGCACAGCTTGGTGCAAACTAGATAtcttatctatatctatactatataataaaagaagccatttagggacacttgtcatcaaaTTAGGCCATGTTTTATGGATAATTATTgttttagtttaatatcttctaTTAGTTATAGATAACTCTCATACGAAATATTATTTGATTTAATattttatggataattattatttagtttaatctcttctaaataattatagataactctcctattAAATGTTATtaatgagtaaactgccaaaatggtccttgagttttggtcacttttgccactttagtccaaaactcaaaccttttgaatctaggtccctgtggtttcaattttattgtcattttcatccaaaatcacaatatagtcagatttttcagttaatattcagtttttttttgtctttttcctcccttttaatgaagggcaaaatggttagATTTTAAATTTTgcttttgaatgaaaatgaaacAAAATAGAAACCACATGGGCCCAGAAGtcgcaaaagtaaccaaacctcatcAACCATTTTAGTAGTTTACTCTATtattaatttaagatattttaaataaccaaattatttatcaccaaaaccaaactttttattaacatattatttatttttattttcattattaaaaaattattatatcgattttattacataatttttaataaattgtatataactttcaatattactttatatataaaattagatttattacgggttttttaaatataatttatattttatcactcaaatggctgattatttgcttcttgaatagCATGTTTGACCACTGTTTcttcttttcaataatcatctcCGCAATCACCATATCTGTCACGTACCGAGtatatccattagtttttttaaatataattttctttatttggtatataaaattatatttattcaagccaTGTAATACACGAGGgcttttaaagatgtaacttttttattatttggtacaCAGTATtctatttatttaacccgtgcaatacacgtggttttaaagatatagtttttttttattatttggtatataaaattacatttattcaactcgtacaatatggtccttataaatataattttttattacttaatatttaaaaatgatatttattcaacccgtgcaataaaggaggtttttaaaaatatattgttttattatttagtatataaaattcatttattcaacccgtgtaatacacggggtatAAAATACTTTTATTGAATCGGGActtctaactttttttttttggaaatacaATCCTTATCCATTCATTATTTGaaacaaacaaaaataagacCTAGCAAAATCCTGGGAGCCAAAACAACAAAAAGAGAACAAGAAGAAAAGACCAAGAAAGACTAGCTAAACAATAAAGGGATGATATTGGGTTGGGTTCAGGTCGGATATTGGTAATACAAATCTCATATCTGGTTTCAAAACCAATTAACCATGTCTCATACCTGATCCAATATGCAGCGAGTGTATGTCGGCTAAATTACCGACGGATATCGGGCATACCCATAAGTATCAGGTATActcgttagtttttttaaaaaatacaTGTTAAGAATTTCAAATACATTTTTTCTTACCATTTTAGTTTTTGTTAGTTTTATATActtaatagagtaaactgccattttggtccctgtggtttggtcaattttgccactttagtccaaaactcaaactttttgcatctgggtccctgtggtttcaggtTTATTACCATTTtgatccaaaaatgaaatcagctcatatttgtcttataaaatcctgttattttgtcattttccgcaggggcaaaatgatcatttcttttttataaataaataccatattttgtaagaaaaatatgacctgatttgcccctgtggaaaatgacaaaattgcaggattttataagacaagtatgacctgattttatttttggaccaaaatggcaataaaactgaaaccacagggacccaaatgcaaaagctttgagttttggactaaaatggcaaaagtaaccaaacctcagagaccaaaatgacagtttactctactTAATAACTACAATAAGTTAGTATATGCTTAACTACATACATATTATTATCACTAGAAAAGTCTGAAATGTCTAAATATTATGATAATATAAATTTTAAAAGATAACTTTCTATCtctctatactaataaataaaaattcttTTCGAACACATGTCGCTTTCTGGTGCTTTCTCAcgttattttttaatttttctcacctgttaactaataataataataataataataataataataataataataataaacaattcAATTCCGATAAGAATAAAGATTGATTTGTTTTCAGattgaattaataataataataataataataataataataataataataataataataataataagggtaaattactttttgagtctctgtgttttatgggttttaactagttgagtccaaaagcaaaaagtttaacaacCTGAGTTCCTATAAGCATTTtccttaaccatttgagtccaaatttctaacaccatCCATATTTCCTGTTAGTTTTCTattaaaagactaaaatgcccctgtATCTTCTTCTTTACCCTAATAAAAACCTAAAAGTTCTACATCTCTCCCAAACTTACAGACGCACACAAACGCACTCTCTGTTTTCTCTCGAGTACACACCGGAGATCGGAGCTCCGGCTATCTTCTCTGACAAGCGCCACCCTTACAACCCGTTCACCTAAACCACCCACACACCCCAGCTGccctccttcttcttcttcttcttcggtgAGCCACACTCCACACGCACCCCTGTAAACCCCCAACACCTCCCTGTTACCCTCGGTTAGACGACCAACCACCACCAACGGTGGTGGCGTGCAGCGGCAGTTAAAcgcaggagagagagagagagggttagagagagaaagatcgGAGGAGGAAGGAGAGGGGCCGAGCAATTTTACGGCAACAGCTTCTTCCAGCTGCCCTTCTTCCATCTGTATCTCCATTTTCGTGATAGAACGCTTGTCCGTACAGCTTCTTCCAGCGGGAGCCGCTCTAAAATTGGGTCTATTAAATCCTCAGGCAAGTTACTGATAATGTCATCATCGGCAGCAGAGGAGGTTACAAACCTCTTCCTCTTATGATAATTATCTGTCATTACATTCAACAAAACCATGAATCAGTGGTATCTCAAACAGAAACTCATTATAAGAATTTCAAGATTTCTTGAAACATATGAGAGAATGCAAGCTAGTAAAGTAGAGCTTGCCCACGGAAACCCACGCGATCAAGTAGTGGAGATTGGAAATTGAAGATGGGGATTTTAGGGTTTTGGAAATAAAAAGGGGAACGATGGCTGCTCTGTGTAAATTAGAAAAATGGTTGTTCATAGAAAGAGATAACAGATAAGGGATATAAGAAAGACataatttcttttttattttttaattataagggtattttggtcatttaacaatacttaaccaaaaaattctaagagtgttagaaatttggactcaaatagttaaagaaaatgcttatggggactcaggtcgttaaactttttgcttttggactcaactagttaaaacctataaaacacagagactcaaaaagtaatttaccctaataaTAAATCATTTGTATTTGCCTATACCATAATTAGGATAAATTACATAAATTTATATTCTTATTTAAATTAGATTTATTTTTCAATTTCTTCTtactattaaataataatattattaaacaataTAATTTCTATAAGAATAAAGATTTGTTTTCAACTTTGAATTAATACTAATATCTTATTTGGGTTTGGCCGTAGAAGAAAGATgaagttttgtttttattttctttgtaAAATCATAATTTGGATAAATTACATAAATTTGTATTCTTATTTAAATTAGActtctcttatttatttaattacaTAAATGATATAAATTTGTAAAACCTAATAATAAAtgatataaaaacaaaataaaattttataataagtaaataacataccaaagttctttttttttaaatacatatcTTGACGATTGTATGTGTTAA is from Helianthus annuus cultivar XRQ/B chromosome 9, HanXRQr2.0-SUNRISE, whole genome shotgun sequence and encodes:
- the LOC118481801 gene encoding uncharacterized protein LOC118481801 — protein: MEKFKDLQCYILTLEDDIELAERTLKGITKSVNLVIRKAEKHQPNNLKKLIEECGSFNGDVPPLQAEDRLSCWSLTLVTLATVAVSLPNIPKETSDRLLSSVGEGLLYVTLVEETFNASDEYVSMRKAAKSLWLEVEVYHKWLGNKLRKLAPQVKTARQILEYFKDTAENMTTEVESLNVCENSMSRTTKTILFSYHATIDKISQEELFCKLSSMIADILATCLTNLPQVIAMKCHTDVIEKREASVHAAARLLGETMQIINTLQHHQLPRLNTDELPVIDKWRAYLKHPFP
- the LOC110879069 gene encoding F-box protein At5g67140, which translates into the protein MKEGEEAEIERLPMDLLAHIFVFITCFKDLAQTSSVCKKWREGVKQSMGRREKLSFAGWKMDDESTCRLVRYAYGLKELDISKSRWGCQITDNGLYQLSTAKCIVNLSSISLWGMTGITDKGVIQLISRANSLQHLNIGGTFITDESVFAIAASCPHLKSVVLWGCRHVTENGLVVLVNKCPKLMTINVWGMRVPFDFFLTLLTIRPALQIVPQSILNMETIPLLPVF